Proteins co-encoded in one Bacillus paramycoides genomic window:
- a CDS encoding ATP-binding protein, with protein sequence MNKDDIFKNEEIKALKIFLSLFFIIFFVYDLAYEFIVPLIGGEQEGVGEFEDGLGLWLYFLMVILFCIGVYFMKWKNPFAVKYIILIGYNLLDFIHNFMIYYGSDAEFDGGNIVEGFFILFAPLFVNKRYFWLVPSILVGKYALIGIIIHSSLVLIPMALYSVFTIICWIMFLRFQSYVRTLEMMDKEIQQTEKLATVGKMATVIGYKIRKPLANLDKFVNKQANKYPEDKIYSDIMKQEVERIHMIATELSGFEKSKSPESEIHNIEEIIAYVIRVMGKPALNQGVHIQGIYSKDIPSIPCDEKRLKQVFFNLIKNAIEAMSVGGTITIKVTVEDAIIIQVKDEGCGIPKDKIPKLNEAFYTTKETGTGLGLVVTEKIIKDHNGKMSFESEVGVGTTVKVILPIS encoded by the coding sequence ATGAATAAAGACGATATATTTAAAAATGAAGAAATAAAGGCATTGAAAATATTTTTAAGTTTATTTTTTATTATATTTTTTGTATACGATCTTGCCTACGAATTTATTGTACCTTTAATAGGAGGAGAGCAAGAAGGAGTAGGAGAGTTTGAGGATGGTTTAGGTTTATGGCTTTATTTTCTAATGGTGATTTTGTTTTGTATTGGAGTATACTTCATGAAATGGAAGAATCCATTTGCAGTGAAATATATTATTCTAATTGGATATAACCTATTAGATTTTATTCATAATTTTATGATTTACTACGGTAGTGATGCTGAGTTTGATGGTGGGAATATAGTAGAAGGATTTTTTATTTTATTTGCCCCACTCTTTGTGAATAAAAGGTATTTTTGGTTAGTTCCGAGCATACTTGTTGGGAAATACGCTCTTATAGGAATCATTATTCACTCGTCACTCGTTTTAATCCCGATGGCATTATATAGTGTATTTACTATCATATGTTGGATTATGTTTTTAAGGTTTCAATCTTACGTTCGTACGCTTGAGATGATGGATAAAGAAATACAACAAACAGAAAAGCTAGCAACTGTTGGGAAAATGGCTACAGTTATTGGTTACAAAATTAGAAAACCTCTAGCTAATTTAGATAAATTTGTGAATAAGCAAGCGAATAAATATCCAGAGGATAAAATATATAGTGATATTATGAAACAAGAAGTAGAACGAATTCATATGATTGCTACAGAACTTAGTGGATTTGAGAAATCTAAATCACCAGAATCAGAAATTCATAATATAGAAGAAATTATCGCTTATGTTATTCGAGTTATGGGAAAGCCTGCTTTAAATCAAGGCGTGCACATACAAGGTATTTATAGTAAAGACATACCATCGATTCCATGCGATGAAAAACGATTAAAACAAGTATTTTTTAATTTAATTAAAAATGCGATTGAAGCAATGTCAGTTGGTGGAACGATTACGATTAAAGTGACTGTAGAAGATGCAATCATTATTCAAGTTAAGGATGAAGGTTGCGGTATTCCAAAAGACAAAATTCCGAAGTTAAATGAAGCTTTTTACACAACGAAAGAAACGGGAACAGGTTTAGGTTTAGTAGTTACAGAAAAAATTATTAAAGACCACAACGGTAAAATGAGTTTTGAAAGTGAAGTTGGGGTTGGAACGACGGTGAAGGTTATATTGCCGATATCATGA
- a CDS encoding ATP-binding protein: protein MKGSFLSYKEEERNAKIFLWVLYVIVVSYQIFYATVLENESLTDKGHSILWQVICGTAILGVNVYLIKKEKANLVKYTCVFAYIGVEIVNILSYLLYNEAAFDGVNIIEIIFIFFVPIFLNRKYFVFVLSTIVGKYVIYLFVLKEVKGFMFLIMYTLVLIAAYIILNRFIQYLSAVKESIKIASESQKLAVIGKMAATVGHEIKNPLASLKGFTQLQREKHGEDPIYQQMIFEIENMNNMIGELMEVATCKPSVYKKHNIGEIALQAVTIVREKMNESSVQFISNVEEKTIEVECDERKIRGVFLYVIKNALEAMEQGGTLELRLENKGRDYVMLSVIDNGYGIKKENLARVKEAFYTTKQDKIGLGLTVANRLVTEQHLGELHISSERDIGTRIDIMLPKQRGNNEIHEGEKLGVTI, encoded by the coding sequence GTGAAAGGAAGTTTTCTATCATATAAAGAAGAAGAAAGGAATGCAAAAATTTTTTTATGGGTGCTCTATGTCATTGTTGTTTCATACCAAATTTTCTACGCAACCGTACTAGAGAACGAATCGCTAACGGATAAGGGACATAGCATACTATGGCAAGTTATTTGCGGGACTGCAATACTCGGTGTGAATGTATATTTAATAAAAAAAGAGAAAGCGAACCTTGTTAAATATACATGTGTATTTGCATACATAGGAGTAGAAATCGTTAATATACTTTCGTATCTGCTTTATAATGAGGCGGCATTTGATGGAGTAAATATAATAGAAATTATTTTCATCTTCTTTGTACCTATATTTTTAAATAGAAAATATTTTGTGTTTGTACTTTCGACTATTGTAGGGAAATATGTTATTTATTTATTTGTATTAAAGGAAGTAAAAGGATTTATGTTCCTCATTATGTATACACTCGTATTAATAGCGGCATACATCATTTTAAATCGATTTATACAATACCTTTCAGCGGTAAAGGAAAGTATTAAGATCGCTAGTGAATCACAAAAATTAGCAGTAATCGGAAAAATGGCAGCGACAGTGGGACATGAAATTAAAAATCCACTTGCTTCATTAAAAGGGTTTACGCAATTACAACGAGAGAAGCATGGAGAGGACCCTATTTACCAACAGATGATTTTTGAAATAGAAAATATGAATAATATGATAGGTGAGTTAATGGAGGTTGCTACATGTAAACCTTCTGTTTATAAGAAACATAATATAGGTGAAATTGCATTACAAGCCGTAACAATTGTTCGCGAAAAAATGAATGAATCTAGCGTCCAGTTTATTTCTAATGTGGAAGAAAAGACGATAGAAGTTGAATGTGATGAGCGGAAAATAAGAGGAGTCTTTCTATATGTCATAAAAAATGCTCTGGAGGCAATGGAGCAAGGTGGCACATTAGAGTTACGGTTAGAAAATAAAGGACGAGATTATGTAATGCTAAGTGTAATTGATAATGGTTACGGTATTAAGAAAGAAAATTTAGCTCGTGTTAAAGAGGCCTTTTATACAACGAAACAAGATAAAATTGGCCTAGGCCTTACGGTAGCGAATCGACTTGTTACTGAGCAGCATCTTGGTGAATTACATATTTCAAGTGAAAGAGATATTGGAACTAGAATAGATATCATGCTCCCGAAGCAACGTGGAAATAATGAAATCCACGAGGGAGAAAAGCTAGGAGTTACCATATGA
- a CDS encoding alpha/beta fold hydrolase, with amino-acid sequence MFVTVEKDVHIFVQDVNPGPGSKTVFFVHGWPLNHQMYQYQLNVLPQHGFRCIAMDIRGNGQSDKPWTGYTYDRLADDIAIVLEALQVENATLVGFSVGGALSIRYMSRYNGHRISKLVIVDAVSPSFVKNQESPYGVPKEQADTLINQMYANMPKFLNDVSLSFFNRNLGSATLEWFSYLGMQSASYALIKILQAAANEDVTKDLSKINVPTKIFHGIHDQLIPYKSAELTQKRIKNSQLYPLTNSGHGSPIDQADELNEELIKFLYS; translated from the coding sequence ATGTTTGTTACCGTCGAGAAAGATGTTCATATTTTTGTGCAAGACGTTAATCCCGGACCTGGTAGTAAAACCGTTTTCTTCGTCCATGGCTGGCCTTTAAATCATCAAATGTACCAATATCAGCTCAATGTGTTGCCACAGCATGGTTTTCGCTGCATCGCTATGGATATACGCGGGAACGGGCAATCTGATAAACCGTGGACTGGTTACACATACGATCGTTTAGCAGACGATATCGCAATCGTTTTAGAAGCACTTCAAGTCGAAAATGCTACATTAGTTGGTTTCTCAGTAGGTGGTGCTCTTTCTATTCGGTACATGTCTCGCTATAATGGTCATCGTATTTCTAAACTTGTAATAGTCGATGCCGTTTCCCCCTCTTTCGTTAAAAATCAGGAATCTCCCTATGGTGTCCCTAAAGAACAAGCAGATACTCTCATTAATCAAATGTATGCCAATATGCCTAAATTTTTAAATGATGTATCTTTGTCATTTTTTAATAGAAACTTAGGATCAGCTACGTTAGAATGGTTTTCTTATCTCGGTATGCAGTCTGCCTCCTACGCTCTCATCAAAATATTGCAAGCAGCTGCAAATGAAGATGTAACGAAAGATTTAAGTAAAATTAACGTGCCAACAAAAATATTCCACGGTATTCACGATCAACTTATCCCATACAAAAGCGCTGAACTTACGCAAAAGCGGATTAAAAATTCTCAGTTATATCCTCTCACAAATAGTGGTCACGGCTCCCCAATCGATCAAGCGGATGAATTAAACGAAGAACTTATAAAGTTTTTATATTCATAA
- a CDS encoding IS3 family transposase (programmed frameshift) produces MSKIIFNEIQMKQLEKNKNVVKASERSISYCPDFKVRAVKENQQGKGPSQIFLENGFDLAVIGEEKPKQCLKRWRRTFEQFGEEGFYTERRGKGSTGRPSEKPLSSDEKLKKAEARIAFLEAELTFLKKFRRTRKAGVTEEALTPRETYTLIEQTIRRFQFPRMVRYLCTLAGVSRSGYYAWLHQTEKHLEKERNDETDYEWIQEIFNRKRKTCGGRSIKMVLEKTKGICMNLKRIYRIMRKYNLVTKIRRANPYKHIAKATQEHKTCPNLLKRQFNQEEPEKSMLTDITYLFYGKGKKAYLSCVKDSTTREILAYHVSSSLQMDIVYQTLNNLKERLGESIHSEALLHSDQGIHYTHPEFQKRVREMGIRQSMSRRGNCLDNAPMESFFGHMKDELDYKDCQTFESLELNIREYMKEYNYNRYQWTLKKMAPIEYRNHLLSA; encoded by the exons ATGAGTAAAATTATTTTTAATGAGATTCAAATGAAGCAGCTGGAAAAAAATAAAAATGTAGTAAAAGCGTCGGAACGTTCGATTAGCTATTGTCCAGATTTCAAAGTAAGAGCGGTAAAAGAAAATCAACAAGGAAAAGGTCCTAGCCAAATCTTTTTAGAGAATGGGTTTGACTTAGCTGTGATTGGTGAGGAGAAACCAAAACAATGCTTGAAACGTTGGCGAAGAACCTTTGAACAATTTGGTGAAGAAGGATTTTATACAGAACGCCGCGGGAAAGGAAGCACGGGACGTCCTTCGGAAAAACCTCTCTCTTCCGATGAAAAATTAAAGAAAGCGGAAGCGCGTATTGCGTTCTTAGAAGCGGAATTGACATTCCTAAAAAAGT TTAGAAGAACTCGAAAGGCAGGCGTTACAGAAGAAGCGTTAACACCACGAGAAACATACACACTGATTGAACAAACCATACGTCGATTCCAATTCCCACGTATGGTGCGTTATCTTTGCACACTGGCTGGGGTAAGTCGGAGTGGATACTATGCGTGGCTTCATCAGACAGAGAAACATCTAGAAAAAGAACGCAATGATGAAACAGATTATGAATGGATCCAAGAAATTTTCAATCGAAAAAGGAAAACATGTGGTGGTCGTTCTATCAAAATGGTGTTGGAAAAGACAAAAGGAATTTGTATGAACCTCAAACGTATTTACCGTATTATGCGTAAATATAATCTTGTGACAAAGATTCGCCGAGCGAATCCTTATAAACACATCGCAAAGGCGACACAAGAACATAAAACATGTCCGAACCTTTTAAAACGCCAATTCAATCAAGAAGAGCCTGAAAAAAGTATGTTAACGGATATTACCTATTTATTTTATGGAAAAGGAAAGAAGGCTTATTTATCATGTGTAAAAGACAGCACAACACGAGAAATTTTAGCCTATCATGTCTCCTCTTCTTTACAAATGGATATCGTCTATCAAACATTAAATAACTTGAAAGAGAGATTAGGAGAAAGCATCCATTCTGAAGCGCTTCTACATTCAGACCAAGGTATTCATTACACACACCCTGAATTTCAGAAACGCGTAAGGGAAATGGGAATCAGACAATCTATGTCCCGTAGGGGCAATTGTTTAGACAATGCACCAATGGAATCCTTTTTTGGTCATATGAAAGATGAATTAGATTATAAAGATTGTCAAACCTTTGAATCCCTCGAACTCAACATAAGGGAATATATGAAGGAGTATAATTATAATCGTTATCAGTGGACATTAAAAAAGATGGCTCCGATTGAATATCGGAACCACCTTTTAAGTGCTTGA
- a CDS encoding LTA synthase family protein encodes MKYGSTLFHLSKRNILISSIISSMVTLLVITMLFMILKVFNLDIMKDHLNQKLVLIVMMIFIWGITFYISHFNKKEMSIFRASLRVHFILFLLAHTVALFYIVIQVNMSFIETMNWIYFYNMQFILSFVVIYAIYILVYNLIGKVFLSMILTSCTLVILGIVNYLKLIFRGDPLYPSDFTQIMHMQSVIPMVMDYFSWSYIFVIILSIVACIVAGIYMRRYIQNVKIHLGIRALLVVGSIFVLYAYGNFANTFMNKVFQKSGVDFVLWNQNENYASNGFVLGFISNLDTTVMEKPKNYSKENMLQIANNIKQQYSGNIGNQKKKEKPNIIFVMSESFWDPTKVTNLSFSEDPVPNLHHYIENFPGGQTISPTFGGNTANVEFEALTSYSMSLLKPGSIPYQQVVINKKEIPSIPTALKKEGYYTSAIHSFGRSFFKRDDVYRVLGFDKFNADDTMENVDIDGDYISDLAMSKEIIAELEKQKQPTFIHAVTMQNHFPFTEGRFGENLIEISGLENEESKGELETYTEGLRRSDEALQYLIEQLDNLDRPTLLVFFGDHLPSLGTNKSFYKGNGYITNEKTPSERLAMAQTPLLMYANFDMPNDNLGVVSPIYFSNLIFDYAGLNKSLFYQFLSGFYKEIPVLRDELKVDKNGEVINDLTKKQKEMLEQYKMLQYDLLVGNQYSKDILFK; translated from the coding sequence TTGAAGTATGGTTCTACACTTTTTCATCTTTCAAAAAGAAATATATTAATTTCGAGCATTATAAGTAGTATGGTGACTTTATTAGTAATAACTATGCTGTTTATGATTTTAAAGGTTTTTAATTTAGACATAATGAAAGATCATTTAAATCAAAAGCTTGTTTTAATTGTTATGATGATTTTCATATGGGGCATAACATTTTATATTTCACATTTTAATAAAAAAGAGATGTCTATATTTAGGGCATCCCTACGAGTGCATTTTATATTATTTTTGCTAGCTCATACAGTAGCGTTATTTTATATTGTAATCCAAGTTAATATGAGTTTCATAGAGACAATGAATTGGATTTACTTTTATAACATGCAGTTTATATTAAGTTTTGTAGTAATTTATGCAATATACATTCTTGTTTATAATTTAATAGGCAAGGTTTTTCTAAGTATGATTTTAACGAGCTGTACGTTAGTCATTTTAGGTATTGTGAATTATTTAAAGCTTATTTTCAGAGGCGATCCGCTATATCCTTCTGATTTCACACAAATTATGCATATGCAATCTGTCATACCGATGGTGATGGACTATTTTAGCTGGAGTTATATTTTTGTCATTATCTTAAGTATTGTGGCTTGTATTGTAGCAGGGATATATATGAGAAGGTATATTCAAAATGTAAAGATTCATCTAGGAATAAGAGCCTTATTAGTAGTAGGATCTATTTTTGTTCTATATGCGTATGGTAATTTTGCGAATACATTTATGAATAAAGTATTTCAAAAATCAGGTGTAGATTTTGTTTTGTGGAATCAAAATGAGAACTATGCTTCAAATGGTTTTGTACTTGGGTTTATTAGCAATTTAGATACAACAGTTATGGAAAAACCAAAAAATTATTCTAAAGAAAATATGCTTCAAATAGCAAACAATATAAAACAACAATATAGTGGAAATATAGGGAACCAAAAGAAAAAAGAGAAACCGAATATTATTTTTGTAATGAGTGAATCGTTTTGGGATCCGACGAAAGTAACAAATCTTTCTTTTAGTGAAGATCCTGTACCAAATTTGCATCATTATATAGAAAATTTTCCTGGTGGACAAACTATTTCTCCTACATTTGGAGGTAATACGGCGAACGTCGAATTTGAAGCGTTAACGAGTTATTCAATGAGTTTGTTAAAGCCAGGTTCTATACCATATCAGCAGGTCGTTATAAATAAAAAAGAAATTCCATCAATTCCTACGGCGTTGAAAAAAGAAGGTTATTACACAAGTGCAATTCATTCATTTGGTCGCTCATTTTTCAAACGCGATGACGTATACAGAGTGTTAGGGTTTGATAAGTTTAATGCAGATGATACGATGGAAAATGTAGATATTGATGGAGATTATATTAGTGATTTAGCGATGAGTAAAGAGATAATTGCTGAGTTAGAGAAACAAAAACAACCTACATTTATTCATGCAGTAACGATGCAAAATCATTTTCCATTTACAGAAGGCCGATTTGGTGAAAACCTAATAGAAATTAGCGGTCTAGAAAATGAAGAATCAAAGGGAGAATTAGAAACGTATACAGAAGGGTTAAGACGTTCAGATGAGGCTCTTCAATATTTAATAGAGCAACTAGATAATTTAGATAGACCTACATTATTAGTATTCTTTGGAGATCATCTTCCATCATTAGGAACAAATAAATCTTTTTATAAAGGGAATGGGTATATAACGAATGAAAAAACACCGAGCGAACGTTTAGCGATGGCCCAAACGCCGCTATTAATGTACGCAAACTTTGATATGCCAAATGATAATTTAGGTGTAGTAAGTCCAATTTATTTTTCTAATCTTATTTTTGATTATGCAGGATTAAATAAATCCTTATTTTATCAATTTTTATCGGGATTTTACAAGGAAATACCGGTGCTTAGAGATGAATTAAAAGTTGATAAAAATGGAGAAGTAATCAATGATTTAACAAAGAAACAAAAAGAAATGTTAGAGCAATATAAAATGCTTCAGTATGATTTACTCGTTGGAAATCAATATAGCAAAGATATCCTCTTTAAATAA
- a CDS encoding glycosyltransferase family 39 protein, producing MLTKFKSLPKAVYAILALSFLLHVFCLVKQPGLDGELVKVTYGANDAFNYSLTAEQLLKHGVFGYVYLEPSEVPGKNAYITPGQPLLLAGAMIISDITSIPYYYVATVINMIMNLCTVLLVFLIGKELFEKNIYGIVASILYAIYPSNYTYFRTLLTEVPSIFLLALCVYVFVLAWKYNKVKFHIWFGIVVSILLMFRPNPAPMMLIPVLVVLFTYGFKDSIRIGLLWFIGPFFIIGAWVVRNYLALNQFILFSTQGADPLIAGADPFNKIGYENIVNEMRAKGLEDKGAYAKELIKNGFKTDFTYWFSWFTVGKTIELFKTAPAVDQYRIHNFMQLCHRMFIIGTFLSSFCFMLNSFKHKRVMMLVASSIIYIIFSNLFLAINRYGFFINPLMCLILAYGLIHIVQKLPFFRTNQA from the coding sequence TTGCTTACTAAGTTTAAGAGTTTGCCTAAAGCGGTATATGCAATTTTGGCGCTTTCTTTCCTGTTGCACGTTTTTTGTTTAGTAAAACAGCCAGGATTAGATGGAGAGTTAGTCAAAGTAACATATGGTGCAAATGATGCCTTTAACTATTCGTTAACAGCTGAACAACTATTAAAACATGGTGTATTTGGTTATGTGTATTTGGAACCTAGTGAAGTTCCAGGGAAAAATGCATATATCACACCAGGTCAGCCATTACTATTAGCTGGCGCTATGATTATTTCTGATATTACATCAATTCCTTACTATTACGTAGCAACTGTTATTAACATGATCATGAACCTATGCACAGTGCTATTAGTATTCTTAATAGGAAAAGAATTGTTCGAAAAAAACATTTACGGAATTGTTGCAAGTATTTTATATGCTATTTATCCAAGTAACTACACATACTTCCGTACATTGCTAACAGAAGTTCCATCCATATTCTTATTAGCGTTATGTGTATATGTATTTGTTCTCGCATGGAAATACAATAAAGTGAAATTCCATATATGGTTTGGAATTGTCGTTTCAATTTTACTTATGTTCCGTCCAAATCCAGCTCCAATGATGCTCATTCCTGTTCTTGTCGTGTTATTTACATATGGATTTAAAGACTCCATTCGAATCGGATTGTTATGGTTTATCGGACCTTTCTTTATTATTGGCGCATGGGTTGTTCGTAACTACTTAGCACTCAACCAATTTATTTTATTCTCAACCCAAGGTGCAGATCCACTAATTGCCGGTGCAGATCCATTTAATAAAATTGGATATGAAAATATAGTAAATGAAATGAGAGCTAAAGGCTTAGAGGACAAAGGTGCATACGCAAAAGAATTAATCAAGAACGGCTTTAAGACGGACTTCACTTATTGGTTCTCTTGGTTCACTGTCGGTAAAACAATTGAATTATTCAAAACAGCTCCTGCTGTAGACCAATACCGTATTCACAACTTTATGCAACTATGTCATAGAATGTTTATCATCGGTACATTCTTGAGCAGCTTCTGCTTCATGCTAAATTCATTTAAACATAAACGCGTTATGATGCTAGTAGCAAGTTCTATTATTTACATTATCTTCTCAAACTTATTCTTAGCAATTAATCGCTATGGATTTTTCATTAATCCTCTTATGTGCTTAATTCTTGCATACGGATTAATTCACATTGTGCAGAAGCTTCCATTCTTCCGCACTAACCAAGCATAA
- a CDS encoding DUF3986 family protein, which produces MEYEYDDSVHLHLDYFGTECDMESIAYKRKNEDVWDVYFNFGAYGLQKDEIETGRFMDEYAGHYVFSVYARDLSWEFGSAQFEEWVLKNRVVEKTLQK; this is translated from the coding sequence ATGGAATACGAATATGATGATAGTGTACATTTACATCTTGATTATTTTGGAACAGAATGTGATATGGAATCGATTGCTTATAAAAGGAAAAATGAAGACGTATGGGATGTGTATTTTAATTTTGGAGCATATGGTCTTCAGAAAGATGAGATCGAGACAGGTAGATTTATGGACGAATATGCTGGCCATTACGTTTTTTCTGTATATGCTCGTGATCTTAGCTGGGAATTTGGAAGTGCCCAGTTTGAAGAGTGGGTTTTGAAAAATCGGGTAGTAGAAAAAACGCTACAAAAATAG
- a CDS encoding ABC transporter substrate-binding protein, whose product MKKLIAVFCIMLLAVFTFAACSNKKEDTKEQTQNIRIGEVTHSLFYAPLYVGIEKGFFKDEGLNIELQTTAGGDKTMTALLSGGIDIALVGSETSIYVHQQGAKDPIINFAQLTQTDGTFLVSRKKLDSFNWNDVKGVTFLGQRKGGMPQMVGEYVLKKNGIDPRKDTNLVQNIEFANIANAFASGTGEFVQLFEPTASIFEKEGKGYIVASFGNESGTVPYTTFMAKESFLKKDKAAAEKFTRALYKAQQWVDTHSPEEIADAVSPLFKDTSKDITVKVIERYKKQHSYATNPLLDAEEWKQLQTIMKEAGELQKEVPHEALVNTKIAESVIKK is encoded by the coding sequence GTGAAAAAATTAATAGCTGTTTTTTGTATTATGTTACTAGCTGTTTTCACATTTGCTGCTTGTAGTAATAAAAAAGAAGATACGAAAGAACAAACTCAAAATATTCGCATCGGCGAAGTTACCCATTCTCTCTTCTATGCCCCTTTATATGTCGGGATTGAAAAAGGATTTTTTAAAGATGAAGGGTTAAATATTGAACTCCAAACAACAGCCGGCGGAGATAAAACGATGACCGCACTATTATCTGGCGGCATTGATATTGCCCTCGTCGGTTCTGAAACGTCCATTTACGTTCATCAACAAGGTGCAAAAGACCCTATCATTAACTTTGCACAACTTACACAAACAGATGGAACATTTTTAGTTTCGCGCAAAAAATTAGACTCTTTTAATTGGAATGACGTAAAAGGTGTCACATTTTTAGGACAGCGTAAAGGTGGCATGCCGCAAATGGTTGGAGAATACGTTTTAAAGAAAAATGGCATTGATCCTCGCAAAGATACGAACTTAGTCCAAAACATCGAATTTGCTAACATTGCAAATGCCTTTGCATCTGGTACAGGAGAATTTGTTCAGCTCTTTGAACCGACTGCAAGCATATTCGAAAAAGAAGGTAAAGGATATATTGTTGCTTCGTTCGGAAATGAATCTGGTACTGTTCCGTATACAACGTTCATGGCAAAAGAAAGTTTCTTAAAGAAAGATAAAGCTGCTGCTGAAAAATTCACACGTGCTCTCTATAAAGCGCAGCAATGGGTTGATACTCATAGTCCAGAAGAGATTGCTGATGCCGTTTCTCCGTTATTTAAAGACACTTCAAAAGACATTACAGTAAAAGTAATCGAACGGTATAAAAAACAACACTCTTATGCAACAAATCCGCTATTAGATGCTGAAGAATGGAAACAGCTCCAAACGATAATGAAAGAAGCTGGCGAATTACAAAAAGAAGTTCCACATGAAGCGCTCGTCAATACAAAAATTGCCGAAAGCGTTATTAAGAAATAG
- a CDS encoding ABC transporter ATP-binding protein yields MSFLQIRNVSHCFFAKENAKLILEDMSLQVEEGEFISILGPSGCGKTTLLSIIAGLLDPIEGIVFLDGEPITTKTSSMGYMLQQDYLFPWKTIEENIMLGLHTRKTYNEQTKEHTLQLLKQVGLHDVEDQYPRELSGGMRQRAALVRTLATDPKILLLDEPFSALDYQTKLKLEDLVFSLLRKYKKTSLLVTHDIEEAIAMSDRIYLLQANPGKIAKTFIVPESIRSLSPLESRHHHDFPSLFQDIWKELERLG; encoded by the coding sequence ATGAGCTTTTTACAAATACGTAACGTTTCTCACTGCTTTTTCGCAAAAGAGAATGCCAAACTGATTCTCGAAGATATGAGTTTACAAGTGGAAGAAGGCGAATTCATTTCTATACTCGGTCCAAGTGGCTGCGGCAAAACGACACTTCTCTCCATTATTGCTGGGCTGCTTGATCCAATTGAAGGTATCGTCTTTTTAGATGGTGAGCCCATTACAACGAAAACTTCATCCATGGGATATATGTTGCAGCAAGATTACTTGTTCCCTTGGAAAACAATTGAAGAAAATATTATGCTTGGACTTCACACCCGAAAAACTTACAATGAACAGACGAAAGAACATACTTTACAACTTTTAAAGCAAGTCGGCCTACATGATGTAGAGGATCAATACCCTCGTGAACTGTCCGGCGGTATGCGTCAACGTGCCGCTCTCGTTCGAACTTTAGCGACCGATCCGAAAATTTTATTGCTAGATGAACCATTCTCGGCGCTCGATTATCAAACGAAATTGAAACTAGAAGATCTCGTTTTCAGCTTACTACGCAAATATAAGAAAACGTCACTACTCGTGACACATGATATTGAAGAAGCAATTGCGATGAGTGATCGTATTTATTTACTACAAGCAAACCCTGGAAAAATTGCAAAAACATTTATCGTCCCAGAAAGCATTCGCTCCTTATCACCGTTAGAATCACGTCACCACCATGACTTCCCATCCCTCTTCCAAGATATATGGAAGGAGTTGGAGCGCCTTGGATAA